From one Solea solea chromosome 15, fSolSol10.1, whole genome shotgun sequence genomic stretch:
- the mgme1 gene encoding mitochondrial genome maintenance exonuclease 1 — translation MFIRNHVMSVGGIMYQCTSLPVRNFSVCRYLSSPKRRSSYSLVDSERYSSLVKTVMSSKVSSQTPETLLAEDEHIYGRVVKAHMPPTVSEMREPKSLHPFLLHEKTEETDEAESGPPLRIILKRGQDRASIPSVTRVLQQTLSSEQIFYLERWKKKMIAELGEDGFKEYSQNLFRQGKRFHTAVDDILMSDATKKDGHASDTLELPPEIQGYMESISHILEDVSAVRAIESTVQHDTLKYLGIVDCVARYRGVLCVIDWKTSEKPKPFLSNTYDNPIQVAAYAGALNNDGNYKYQVEHGLIVVAYKDGSPAHAHKLSSELMLQYWNIWLQRLEKFTELSSSHVSSAFSQKK, via the exons ATGTTTATTCGTAATCATGTGATGTCTGTTGGAGGCATCATGTACCAGTGCACCTCCCTCCCTGTGAGAAACTTCTCTGTCTGCCGATACCTAAGCTCCCCAAAAAGACGCAGCTCATACAGTTTAGTAGACAGTGAGCGGTACTCCTCTCTCGTAAAGACGGTCATGTCCTCCAAAGTCAGCTCCCAAACTCCAGAGACTCTACTTGCGGAAGATGAGCACATCTATGGACGTGTAGTCAAGGCTCATATGCCCCCCACAGTGTCCGAGATGAGGGAACCGAAATCCCTCCATCCGTTCTTGCTTCATGAAAAGACTGAAGAAACAGACGAGGCAGAGTCAGGACCTCCACTACGGATCATTCTAAAAAGGGGTCAAGACAGGGCTTCCATACCGAGTGTGACGCGTGTTCTTCAGCAGACGCTTTCCTCGGAACAGATCTTTTATctggagagatggaagaagaagatgattgCGGAACTTGGAGAAGATGGCTTCAAGGAATACAGTCAAA ACTTGTTTAGGCAAGGGAAACGTTTCCATACAGCAGTGGATGACATTCTGATGTCAGATGCAACAAAGAAGGACGGACATGCTTCGGACACACTAGAGCTTCCTCCTGAAATTCAGGGTTACATGGAGAGCATCTCTCACATACTGGAAGATGTTAGTGCAGTGAGAGCTATTGAAAGCACTGTACAACATGACACCTTAAAGTATCTGGGAATTGTGGATTGTGTCGCTCGCTACAG AGGTGTACTTTGTGTTATTGACTGGAAGACGTCAGAAAAGCCAAAGCCATTCCTGAGCAACACGTACGACAACCCCATTCAAGTGGCAGCCTATGCTGGGGCTCTGAACAACGACGGCAACTACAAATACCAG GTTGAACATGGACTCATTGTAGTGGCCTATAAGGATGGCTCACCAGCCCACGCTCATAAGTTGAGCTCAGAGCTGATGCTGCAGTACTGGAACATTTGGTTGCAACGTCTTGAGAAGTTTACAGAACTGAG TTCCAGTCACGTGTCAAGTGCCTTCTCGCAA